Within Flavobacterium pisciphilum, the genomic segment GACGGTGATGATGATGAAGCTATAAAAGTTGATTTAAGTAAAATTGACCCAAGAGCTAATGAAATTTTATTTGTTGTAACAATTGAAGATTTTGAAAGAAGAAAACAAAACTTTGGTCAAGTTAGAAATTCATATATTAGAATAGTTGATAATGAAACTGGAGAAGAAATTGCCAAATATGAATTGGATGAAGATTTCTCAATAGAAACAGGAGTAGAATTTGGAAGGCTTTATAAGAAAAATGACCAATGGAAATTTGAAGCTTCAGGAATTGGATATAGAGCCGATTTAGGTTTCTTTTTGGAGAAATACTATTCTGGCGAGATCATCAAATAAAAACGATACATAATCAAATCCATTAATTACTAATTCCAGATTAACAATTTAGTACTTAAGAGAGGTTGTGCATTCAACTTAAATCTTGAAGATAATTTGTTACTGTCTAAACCTGTAAAATTGAAAATAAATCATTCAAACTATAGTCATCTTTCATTCGATTTATGGCTAACCCTTATAAAATCAAATCCTGAATTTAAAAGCAAGAGAAATCTATTATTTAAAGATTTTTTTGATGTAGATTGTTCAATCGAGAAGGTTAATGAGGTAATACGCTATTATGATGTTTTATGTAATAATATAAATGA encodes:
- a CDS encoding TerD family protein — its product is MAINLQKGQKINIGLSKITIGLGWDPNEGTGSDFDLDASAIMINSDRKLLGEDYFVFYNNLKSPDESLEHTGDDPDGKSSDGDDDEAIKVDLSKIDPRANEILFVVTIEDFERRKQNFGQVRNSYIRIVDNETGEEIAKYELDEDFSIETGVEFGRLYKKNDQWKFEASGIGYRADLGFFLEKYYSGEIIK